From a single Phalacrocorax aristotelis chromosome 1, bGulAri2.1, whole genome shotgun sequence genomic region:
- the ZBED1 gene encoding E3 SUMO-protein ligase ZBED1, with protein MENKSLEGSPSDLKLVAHPRAKSKVWKYFGFDTNAEGCILQWKKIYCRICMAQIAYSGNTSNLSYHLEKNHPDEFCEFVKSNTEQMREAFATAFSKIKPESSQQVVQDSLIMKTYQNYENKKHQELTSAVISLICEGMYPASIVDEPTFKALLRTADPRYELPSRKYFCTKAIPEKYNAIREIVLKELTEVLWCGISTDMWRSENQNRSYVTVAVHFLSSSPANCLAVNSRCLKTFEVPEDNTAETITRVLYETFIEWGINTKVFGATTDYSKDIVKACSLLDIPVQMPCLGHTFNAGIQQAFQLPKLCSLLARCRKLVEYFQQSTVAMYMLSEKQKQQNILHCMLVSDRVSWWGSTLAMLQRLKEQQFVIAAVLVEDSNNHHLMLEASEWNTIEGLVELLQPFKQVAEMMSASKYPTISMVKPLLHMLLNTTLNIKENDLKEISMAKEVIAKELSTTYQHTPEIDMFLNVATFLDPRYKKLPFLSAFERQQVENRVVEEAKSLLEKVKENTFRTEEKFFTVSEEPPVKKIIISSTPPPTSVINNMLAEIFCQTGGVEDQEEWHAQIVEELSNFKSQKVLGLNEDPLKWWSDRLALFPVLPKVLQKYWCILATRVFPERLFGSSANVVSAKRNRLAPAHVDEQIFLYENSRNGSEAEPEDEDEGEWGLEQEQIFNLNDSVNVNNNFFNIRDSGFV; from the coding sequence ATGGAGAATAAAAGTTTAGAAGGTTCCCCATCAGACCTAAAGTTAGTGGCTCACCCGAGAGCAAAGAGTAAAGTGTGGAAGTACTTTGGGTTTGATACCAATGCAGAAGGATGCATATTACAGTGGAAGAAGATCTACTGCCGTATTTGCATGGCACAGATTGCCTATTCAGGAAACACGTCCAACCTTTCCTACCACCTTGAGAAAAATCACCCCGACGAATTCTGCGAATTTGTGAAAAGTAACACTGAGCAAATGAGGGAAGCCTTTGCCACTGCCTTTTCAAAAATCAAGCCGGAGTCGTCACAGCAGGTTGTTCAAGATAGCCTCATCATGAAGACCTACCAGAACTACgaaaacaaaaagcatcagGAACTGACATCTGCCGTCATCAGCTTAATTTGCGAGGGCATGTATCCGGCCTCTATTGTTGATGAGCCCACTTTCAAGGCCCTCTTGAGAACAGCGGACCCCAGGTATGAGCTTCCGAGCCGGAAGTACTTCTGTACAAAAGCTATTCCTGAAAAGTACAATGCCATTAGAGAAATTGTGCTGAAAGAGCTCACCGAGGTTCTGTGGTGTGGCATATCCACGGACATGTGGAGGAGTGAAAACCAGAACAGGTCGTACGTAACCGTGGCAGTTCACTTTCTCAGCAGCAGTCCTGCCAACTGCCTGGCGGTGAACTCGCGGTGTTTAAAAACGTTCGAAGTACCAGAGGATAATACTGCAGAGACTATTACACGAGTCCTTTATGAAACGTTCATTGAGTGGGGGATCAATACAAAAGTCTTTGGTGCTACAACAGATTACAGTAAAGACATTGTGAAAGCTTGCTCTCTCCTAGATATTCCCGTACAGATGCCTTGTTTGGGGCACACTTTTAACGCAGGAATACAACAAGCTTTTCAGCTCCCCAAACTCTGCAGCCTCCTTGCCAGGTGCCGAAAACTGGTGGAGTATTTTCAGCAGTCTACGGTCGCGATGTACATGCTGAGcgagaagcagaagcagcagaatatTCTCCACTGCATGCTGGTAAGCGACCGTGTTTCCTGGTGGGGAAGCACGCTCGCTATGCTGCAGCGCCTCAAGGAGCAGCAGTTTGTCATTGCAGCTGTTCTCGTGGAGGACAGCAACAACCACCACCTCATGCTGGAAGCCAGTGAGTGGAATACAATCGAAGGGCtggtggagctgctgcagcctttcaAGCAGGTTGCAGAGATGATGTCTGCTTCAAAGTACCCCACGATCAGTATGGTGAAGCCGCTTCTCCACATGCTTCTAAATACTACCCTGAACATCAAAGAGAATGATTTGAAAGAAATCAGCATGGCAAAGGAGGTGATCGCTAAAGAGTTATCAACCACCTACCAGCACACACCCGAGATAGACATGTTTCTCAACGTTGCAACTTTCTTGGATCCCCGCTACaaaaaactgccttttctttcagccTTTGAGCGGCAGCAGGTTGAAAACAGAGTGGTGGAAGAAGCAAAAAGCCTGCtagagaaagtaaaagaaaatacctttagGACTGAagagaaattcttcactgtttcAGAAGAGCCCCCtgtgaaaaaaatcatcatctCCTCTACTCCTCCTCCTACCAGTGTCATCAACAACATGCTCGCGGAGATCTTTTGCCAGACGGGAGGCGTGGAAGACCAGGAGGAATGGCATGCTCAGATCGTTGAGGAGTTGAGCAACTTCAAGTCACAAAAGGTCCTCGGTTTGAACGAAGACCCGCTGAAGTGGTGGTCTGACAGACTAGCGCTGTTTCCAGTTTTACCAAAGGTTCTTCAAAAATACTGGTGTATTTTGGCCACAAGGGTCTTCCCTGAACGCCTTTTTGGTTCTTCTGCTAATGTTGTAAGTGCAAAGAGAAACCGGTTAGCCCCAGCTCACGTGGATGAGCAGATCTTTTTGTACGAAAACAGTCGGAATGGGTCTGAGGCAGAACCGGAGGATGAAGACGAAGGAGAGTGGGGTTTGGAACaggaacagatttttaatttaaatgactCGGTAAATGTAAACAACAATTTCTTTAATATCCGAGACAGTGGGTTTGTTTAA